From Ignavibacterium sp.:
CGATGAATTGGTTTAAGATGTTCATATTCGTAAAGTAACATATTGTAAAAGCAAAGTGTAACTATCTCATTGCAAATAAAAAGATTTGAACCTGCTATTGGTTTATCCTTATAATAAACCATAAATAATTTAAGGTTATCAGGAAGCAGTTCTTTCAGTTTCAATAAATCTTCATAAGTGTGAGTTGGTTTAACTCCGTGTCTTGCTTTGTTGTCAACGAGTATAGGATAAAATTCATCATAGCGGTCATTCATTTCGACTCTGATGTCGGGGTCTTTTAAAGTCTTGCGAATGTTTCTTCTTACCGTTTGTTGAAATCTTGAAATGATATCTCTCTCAGGGAAAAGTTTAATTGCGCTTGATATGTAATGCAAATCATATTTGAATCCGAGCCATAACATTGCAAAGTCAAGGTTTTCATTTGGATATCTTTCATAAACTCTTGGTGCTGATGTTAAAAGTATTTCTTTCCATCCTTTTGCTTTACCATAGTCAATTAGTGTCTGAACAATTTCTAATGATTTGGTAAACTTAACATCTTTGGTTACGATTGAACCATAACTTGCACCAATTGGTGATTCAAACAAAGTTCCGTTA
This genomic window contains:
- a CDS encoding GNAT family N-acetyltransferase, which codes for MEIIEYTPEWKEKWDQFVLESNNGTMFHLQKFFDYHKPGKFNFNHLIFVEKGNIVAVLPGSVINGTLFESPIGASYGSIVTKDVKFTKSLEIVQTLIDYGKAKGWKEILLTSAPRVYERYPNENLDFAMLWLGFKYDLHYISSAIKLFPERDIISRFQQTVRRNIRKTLKDPDIRVEMNDRYDEFYPILVDNKARHGVKPTHTYEDLLKLKELLPDNLKLFMVYYKDKPIAGSNLFICNEIVTLCFYNMLLYEYEHLKPIHRVMYEVVKWSTDNGYQYVDIGVSQDTKAANPMTPSISLIDFKEKFDARTVMRNTLKYTY